From Candoia aspera isolate rCanAsp1 chromosome 4, rCanAsp1.hap2, whole genome shotgun sequence, a single genomic window includes:
- the LOC134497301 gene encoding olfactory receptor 13G1-like produces MRNKSCVSTFVMIGLSEKPKLQLVLFILFLSVYIVALIGNLAIIAAIIAYPKLHRPMYFFLFHLAVVDIICTSAIIPKMLGNIATFSKGISYSGCIVQLYSFTWCLGAEMVLFTIMAYDRYVAICHPLHYTIMMSKKVCMALSTVVILIAISNSWVHTGLIMRLTFCGPNGINHFFCEIPPLLALSCSPVRINEVWVFTADIFLAMGNFLLTCLSYCFIVRTIFKIKTSEGKKKAFSTCSSHLIVVTLYYSTVIYTYIRPASSYNFQRDKAVAALYTLVTPVLNPIVYSLRNNDVKAALKKVFFIT; encoded by the coding sequence ATGAGGAACAAAAGCTGTGTGTCCACCTTCGTGATGATAGGTCTCTCTGAGAAACCTAAGCTGCAGTTGGTACTCTTCATTCTATTCCTTTCTGTTTATATTGTTGCCCTGATTGGAAATCTAGCCATCATTGCTGCCATCATTGCCTATCCTAAACTTCACAGGCCAAtgtatttcttcctcttccacttGGCTGTGGTAGACATAATCTGCACCTCTGCCATTATTCCCAAGATGCTAGGAAACATAGCAACCTTCAGCAAGGGTATCTCCTACTCTGGCTGTATAGTTCAACTCTATTCCTTCACCTGGTGTTTGGGAGCTGAGATGGTCCTCTTCACCATCATGGCTTATGATCGATATGTGGCCATATGCCATCCTCTGCATTATACCATCATGATGAGCAAGAAGGTATGCATGGCTCTATCTACAGTGGTGATTCTTATAGCTATTAGTAACTCATGGGTTCATACTGGTCTAATTATGAGGCTCACCTTCTGTGGTCCCAATGGTATCAATCACTTCTTCTGTGAGATCCCTCCACTTCTGGCTCTCTCCTGCAGCCCAGTAAGAATAAATGAAGTCTGGGTCTTCACAGCAGACATCTTCCTAGCTATGGGAAACTTTTTGCTAACATGCTTATCTTACTGCTTCATTGTTAGGACAATCTTTAAAATCAAGacttctgaaggaaagaaaaaggcattcTCCACGTGTTCATCCCACCTTATTGTTGTGACATTGTATTACTCTACAGTCATTTATACTTATATACGTCCAGCCTCCAGCTATAACTTTCAAAGAGATAAAGCAGTTGCTGCCCTATACACATTGGTTACACCAGTTTTGAATCCCATAGTCTATTCTCTGAGAAATAATGATGTCAAGGCAGCGCttaaaaaagttttctttatAACATGA